The following are encoded together in the Candidatus Obscuribacterales bacterium genome:
- a CDS encoding chromophore lyase CpcT/CpeT, whose protein sequence is MTHSTDIKTLARWMAADFSNQPQAFENPPFFAHIRVCMRPLPPEQLSGMSFLVEQAYDINLNAPYRLRVLKLLDMGDHIEIENYLVADQEALFNASRHPERLKDVTSDRLQKMPGCNMVVHWTGTSFKGVVEPGKACMVERKGQLTYLDSEFEIDADRFISLDRGRDPKTDEHLWGSIAGPFHFVRWASFADEVML, encoded by the coding sequence ATGACCCATTCTACAGATATCAAAACCCTAGCCCGCTGGATGGCGGCAGACTTTAGTAACCAGCCTCAAGCATTTGAAAATCCACCCTTTTTTGCCCATATCCGTGTCTGTATGCGCCCCCTGCCGCCGGAGCAGTTGTCGGGAATGAGCTTTTTGGTGGAGCAAGCCTACGATATTAATTTAAATGCGCCGTACCGTCTGCGGGTGCTGAAGCTGCTAGATATGGGCGACCATATTGAAATTGAAAATTATCTCGTCGCGGATCAAGAAGCGCTGTTTAATGCTTCTCGCCACCCAGAACGCCTGAAGGATGTGACGAGCGATCGCCTCCAGAAAATGCCGGGCTGTAATATGGTGGTTCACTGGACGGGCACGTCCTTCAAAGGCGTTGTTGAACCGGGGAAGGCCTGTATGGTGGAGCGCAAGGGGCAGCTCACCTACCTGGATAGCGAATTTGAAATTGATGCCGATCGCTTTATTAGCCTAGATCGAGGGCGGGATCCCAAGACGGATGAACATCTATGGGGCTCCATCGCCGGCCCATTCCACTTTGTTCGCTGGGCTAGCTTTGCCGATGAAGTGATGCTGTAG
- a CDS encoding MBOAT family protein, whose product MTLLSILYGIFLLSVLGVYWAVEGRSLRLWVLLLASLVFYSSLQLQYVPLLLVIALVTFRIGLDLGAPLDWRIDNVDWDFAQQDWGRRRFRLLWLGIVVNVLLLLGFKYVPFLLSSLGLAFAWPAAQASASWVATQIMAPLGISFFCFECIAYLVDVYRGAPASQSFLKFATYKLFFPKLISGPITRFHPFMQEVQAAQFPSTVKIVDALWLISCGAVKKLLLADHLGTLVDLSFANLERAGSGDLWLAAIAYGFQLYLDFSGYVDVARGTAMLMGFSLPQNFDFPYLTTNIADFWRRWHMTLGDWLRNYLYFPLGGSRQGLSRTCLNLLIIMVIAGIWHGAAWGFVVWGAVHGVALVLHRLTHALSERSPQLAQWWQSIPGTLVAWGATQSMVFVAWIFFRLPNLRDSWWVLTHLWGHPADVQFGQKIYVETLQMGRAEIAVILGAIALVMIAIYGVQRGLKLQLNWPVKILLVPICLFAAWLLAPSESSPYIYFDF is encoded by the coding sequence ATGACATTACTATCCATTTTGTATGGCATATTTCTGCTCAGCGTGCTGGGAGTGTACTGGGCAGTTGAGGGGCGATCGCTGCGATTGTGGGTCTTGCTGCTAGCTAGCTTGGTGTTCTACAGTTCCCTGCAGCTTCAGTACGTGCCGTTGCTGCTCGTCATTGCCTTGGTGACCTTCCGCATTGGGCTAGATTTGGGAGCCCCGCTCGACTGGCGCATTGACAACGTAGACTGGGACTTTGCCCAGCAAGACTGGGGCCGCCGCCGTTTTAGATTGCTGTGGCTAGGCATTGTGGTGAATGTCTTGCTGCTGCTGGGCTTCAAGTATGTACCTTTTCTGCTGTCATCCCTGGGGCTAGCCTTTGCCTGGCCCGCAGCCCAAGCGTCGGCGAGTTGGGTGGCCACCCAGATTATGGCTCCCTTGGGCATTAGCTTTTTCTGTTTTGAATGTATCGCCTATTTGGTGGATGTCTATCGGGGTGCGCCTGCCAGCCAGAGTTTTCTCAAATTTGCCACCTATAAGCTGTTTTTTCCTAAGCTCATCTCTGGGCCGATCACCCGTTTTCATCCGTTTATGCAAGAGGTGCAGGCGGCTCAGTTTCCTAGCACCGTCAAAATTGTCGATGCTCTATGGCTGATTTCCTGCGGGGCAGTGAAGAAACTACTATTGGCGGATCACTTGGGCACGCTGGTAGATCTGAGCTTTGCCAACTTGGAGCGGGCGGGGAGTGGCGATCTATGGCTGGCGGCGATCGCCTATGGATTTCAGCTCTACCTAGATTTCAGCGGCTATGTGGATGTGGCGCGGGGCACGGCCATGCTCATGGGTTTCTCGCTGCCTCAAAACTTTGACTTTCCCTATTTGACGACCAACATTGCCGACTTTTGGCGGCGCTGGCATATGACCCTCGGGGACTGGCTGCGCAACTATCTCTATTTTCCCTTGGGGGGATCGCGCCAGGGTCTGAGTCGCACCTGCTTGAATTTGCTGATCATTATGGTGATTGCTGGCATTTGGCATGGCGCGGCCTGGGGATTTGTGGTGTGGGGAGCCGTGCATGGTGTAGCGCTGGTGCTGCATCGTCTTACCCATGCCTTGTCAGAGCGATCGCCCCAGTTGGCTCAATGGTGGCAAAGTATTCCCGGTACGTTGGTGGCTTGGGGCGCGACCCAGTCGATGGTGTTCGTAGCCTGGATCTTTTTCCGACTGCCGAATCTGCGAGATTCCTGGTGGGTGCTCACCCATTTGTGGGGACATCCGGCGGATGTGCAGTTTGGGCAAAAAATCTATGTGGAAACGCTGCAGATGGGACGGGCAGAAATTGCTGTGATTCTAGGGGCGATCGCCCTAGTGATGATAGCGATCTATGGCGTGCAGCGGGGGCTCAAGCTACAGCTCAATTGGCCGGTTAAAATCCTGCTGGTGCCTATTTGTCTCTTTGCCGCTTGGCTCCTGGCACCTAGCGAAAGTTCTCCCTATATTTACTTTGATTTTTAG